A single Botrytis cinerea B05.10 chromosome 1, complete sequence DNA region contains:
- the Bcgst22 gene encoding Bcgst22, which translates to MAQSEIKFYWAPGACSLCPHVLLFETGVSFKSIANLITKETVEFTENFSFINPKMRVPVLSLEGEIITEVPAIATAISSLAPELHLLGGTTMETIKVYEWMNWLSGTLHAHAFGGLLRPERLSDEKEALPGIEKKGMRNAQNCFDMIEGKLNGFYAVGGAFTVVDSYLFVFYRWGEGYGLNMKSVYPKYTALVENLVNRPSMQKVLELEKSQAKL; encoded by the coding sequence ATGGCTCAATCTGAGATTAAATTCTATTGGGCACCTGGCGCTTGCTCTCTATGCCCTCATGTTCTTCTGTTCGAAACCGGAGTCtcttttaaatcaattgcCAACTTAATCACAAAAGAAACGGTGGAATTTACTGAAAACTTCTCTTTCATCAATCCCAAAATGCGTGTTCCAGTTCTCTCGCTTGAGGGTGAAATCATCACAGAGGTTCCTGCTATTGCGACAGCGATATCTTCGCTCGCCCCCGAACTGCATCTTTTAGGAGGTACAACAATGGAGACGATAAAAGtgtatgaatggatgaactGGCTGAGCGGAACTTTGCATGCTCATGCATTCGGCGGTTTATTGAGACCGGAGAGATTGAGtgatgaaaaagaagcatTGCCGGGCATTGAGAAAAAGGGTATGAGAAATGCCCaaaattgttttgatatgatCGAGGGAAAGTTGAATGGCTTTTACGCAGTTGGGGGCGCATTCACAGTCGTCGATTCGTATCTTTTCGTGTTTTATCGTTGGGGAGAAGGATATGGTTTGAACATGAAGAGTGTGTACCCGAAATACACAGCGCTGGTGGAAAATCTGGTGAATCGTCCTTCTATGCAGAAGGTTTTAGAGCTTGAAAAGTCGCAGGCCAAGttatag